ATCCCGCTTGGTCGTGTAGCCCCACAGGCTCAAGGCACCGAACGCAGCGGCGGTGATGAAGAAGACCCGCGCGATCGAACCATGGGTATAGACCAGGAAGATCGACGACAGCGAGATGCCCATCAGCAGGGCAAAGGCCCAGAAGGCCAGCTGGGCGCCCCCGACGCTCATGGCGTTTAGCCGGAAGCTCAGGAAGAACACCATCGCCAGCGGCGCGAAGATCACCACCCATTTGAGCGGGCTGACGAACAGCGTATAGCCCACCTGCGTCAACAGGACGTCGCCGGCGCGGGCAACCGCTTCGCTTTCGACGCTGGTGACGGATAGCGCGTAGACCGCTAGGGCTGCGAACCCCGTGATCAGGAGTCCGATGGTCATATAGTTGTAGACGCGCAGCATATAGGACCGGAGGCCTTCGTCGATCGCGAAGGTTGTTCCGGCTACGCCTGGCCGCGCGTATCCGCGATTGTTGAGATCTGCCATGATCGCTGCCTCCTCAAGCTCGGGCTTGCGCTTAGATATGGGCTGATTTCCGGTTGTTGACAAGCGCGTCTGCCGCCGCTGGTTATCGGGCGCTGATCAGCGGGCGCCCGCGCCTTGCACCGTCGTGCAGAATGCGCGATTCCCTCCGGAGATTCATCGCACGCCTCACTCGTTCCGCAAGATCGGCGTCGGCTTGGCGCGCAACGCCGCCCAGGTGGTCACGAGGCCGGCCGCGATGGTCACCGCTGTCGCCAGCACCGCAGTGCTTAGCGCAACAGCCGGTGAAAAGATCCAGTCGCTCTGCATGGCGAAGGTGAGGATCGCATAGCTTGCCGCCGCCCCAGCGATGATGGCGAACAGGGCCGTGGTAAGCCCCAGCAGCCCATACTCGAGAGCATAGGCTGACAGGAGCTGTTGCCGCCTGGCGCCGAAGGTCTTGAGCACGACCGCGTCATAGATGCGCGTGCGCAATCCCGTCGCCAGCGCGCCGGCCAGCACCAGCACCCCGACCAGCAGGGTGACCGCATTGGCCCCGCGCACGGCTGTGAGCAGCTGCTCCATAAGCTCGTTCACCGTGTCCAGCGCCTCCTTCACGCGCACCGCAGTGCTGTTGGGGAAAGCATCCGACATGGTCTTCAAAATGGCCGGCTCGTTCTCGGGCGGCGCCTTGACGGTGATTAGGAACGTATGCGGCGCACCGCGCAGAGCGTTGGGCGAGAACACCAGCACGAAGTTCATGGCCAGCGAGCGCCATTCCACCTGGCGCAGGCTGGCTATGCGGGCCGTGATCTCTCGGCCCAGCACGTTCACCGTGAGCGCGTCCCCGACCGACAGTCCGAGGCCGCGGGCGGCGTCCTCCGCCATCGACACCAGCGGCTCCCCGGAATAGTCCGCCGGCCACCACTCGCCCGCGGTCACCACGGAGTTGGCGGGCGGCGTTTCGGAATAGGTGAGCCCCCGGTCGCCGCGCAGCACCCACGCCACTTCAGGGTCGGCCCGCACCTGGCGGGAGGGCACGCCGTTCACCTGCACGATCGTGCCCCTCAGCATGGGCACGCTCTGGATGTCATGCGTGCCGGGCTGCGCCGCCAGCATCTGCTCGAACGGCTCGTGCTGGTCCGGTTGGATGTCCAGGAAGAAGAACGAAGGAGCCTGCCCGGGAAGGTTGCGCTTGAGCTCGCGCGTGAGGTTGCTGTCCACCAGCGCCAAGGTCACGAACAGCGCGAGGCCGAGGCCCAATGACAGCACGACCGATACCGTCGGCGCTGCAGGACGGTGCAGATTGCCGATCGCTAGGCGCGCGATGGGACCGTTGCGCAGCGGCACGCGGGCGGCGGCCCAAGTGAGGCCTTTTCCCAGGCCGATCAGGATGACGAACCCGGCCGCCAGCCCGAAAATATACCACAAGGTCAGCTGCCGATCCTCGAAGGCCCACAGCGCCACCGCG
This genomic stretch from Rhodoligotrophos defluvii harbors:
- a CDS encoding Bax inhibitor-1/YccA family protein; its protein translation is MADLNNRGYARPGVAGTTFAIDEGLRSYMLRVYNYMTIGLLITGFAALAVYALSVTSVESEAVARAGDVLLTQVGYTLFVSPLKWVVIFAPLAMVFFLSFRLNAMSVGGAQLAFWAFALLMGISLSSIFLVYTHGSIARVFFITAAAFGALSLWGYTTKRDLSPWGSFLIMGLIGIIIASVVNLFLASPGLEFVVSVLGVLIFAGLTAYDTQSIKEMYFEGDGAEVAGRKAILGALRLYLDFINLFLMLLRLFGNRQ